A window from Saprospiraceae bacterium encodes these proteins:
- a CDS encoding glycoside hydrolase 43 family protein produces the protein MLQFIQRVKYSFLTVIIILSITLSAFAQKKASNKGYQNPIIHADYSDPDVVRVGNDYYMTASSFNHVPGLPVLHSRDLVNWTLKGYALKNLYPEEHFKKVRHGGGVWAPSIRFHQGKFYIYYPDPDFGIYVITAQNINGPWSYPILVESGKGLIDPCPLWDDDGKVYLIHAYAGSRASIKSILVLKEMNKQGTKVTGYPVMIFDGHDTDPTVEGPKIHKRNGYYYIFAPAGGVSTGWQLVLRSKHIFGPYERKMVMHQGKTSINGPHQGAWVDTPSGENWFFHFQDKGAYGRIVHLQPLKWVNDWPVIGEDLDGDGCGEPIYTYEVPKSDRSEKINNIQCNDEFNSTKIGKQWQWQANPEQYWAMATSNGFYRMYSVLDTAQLTDVWNYPNIFGQKFPAEKFSATLNIAFKPRFNGEKFGFVVLGTDLAYVSLVKKEDGIFIEYIHRTNAEKTCEERILDAHKLSSGSVIVKVDVSSGGRCQFSFSEDSGQNFKNFNQIFTAKPGKWVGAKIGMFMSRNNITNDAGFTDIDWFRVETR, from the coding sequence ATACTTCAATTTATTCAAAGAGTCAAATATAGTTTTTTAACTGTAATCATTATACTTAGCATTACTTTATCAGCTTTTGCTCAAAAAAAAGCGTCAAATAAAGGATATCAAAATCCCATCATACATGCTGACTACAGCGATCCTGATGTAGTAAGAGTCGGAAATGATTATTATATGACGGCATCGTCATTTAATCATGTTCCAGGCCTTCCTGTTTTGCATTCAAGAGATCTTGTAAACTGGACACTTAAAGGCTATGCATTAAAAAATCTGTATCCGGAAGAGCACTTTAAAAAAGTGAGGCATGGAGGTGGCGTCTGGGCACCAAGTATCAGATTTCATCAGGGTAAATTTTATATATATTACCCAGACCCTGATTTTGGCATTTACGTCATTACCGCTCAAAATATCAATGGACCATGGTCATATCCCATACTTGTTGAATCAGGAAAAGGATTGATAGATCCCTGCCCGCTTTGGGATGATGATGGAAAAGTGTATCTGATACATGCTTATGCTGGCAGCAGAGCGTCAATAAAATCTATATTAGTACTAAAAGAAATGAATAAACAAGGTACCAAAGTCACAGGTTATCCGGTCATGATTTTTGACGGACATGATACAGATCCTACAGTTGAAGGACCTAAAATTCATAAAAGAAACGGGTATTATTACATATTTGCACCAGCAGGTGGCGTTAGCACCGGTTGGCAGCTTGTTTTGCGATCAAAGCATATCTTTGGGCCTTATGAAAGAAAGATGGTCATGCATCAGGGAAAAACCTCTATAAACGGGCCTCACCAGGGTGCGTGGGTAGATACACCATCCGGAGAAAACTGGTTTTTTCATTTTCAGGACAAAGGAGCATATGGTCGTATCGTACATCTCCAACCGTTGAAATGGGTAAATGACTGGCCTGTCATAGGCGAAGATCTGGATGGTGACGGATGTGGTGAACCAATATATACCTATGAAGTTCCAAAATCGGATCGTTCCGAAAAAATAAACAATATTCAATGCAATGATGAATTCAACTCAACAAAAATAGGAAAGCAATGGCAATGGCAAGCTAATCCGGAACAATACTGGGCAATGGCTACATCAAATGGTTTTTACAGGATGTATTCAGTACTGGATACAGCACAGCTGACCGATGTTTGGAATTATCCCAATATTTTCGGGCAAAAGTTTCCTGCCGAAAAATTTTCTGCAACTTTGAATATTGCCTTTAAACCTAGATTTAATGGAGAAAAATTCGGTTTTGTAGTATTAGGAACTGATCTTGCCTATGTTTCACTTGTGAAAAAAGAAGATGGAATTTTTATTGAGTATATACACAGAACGAATGCTGAAAAAACATGTGAAGAACGAATTTTAGACGCTCATAAATTGTCATCTGGAAGTGTAATTGTTAAAGTCGATGTAAGTAGTGGAGGACGGTGTCAGTTCAGTTTCAGCGAGGATTCAGGACAAAATTTTAAAAATTTCAATCAGATATTTACAGCAAAACCCGGAAAATGGGTAGGAGCAAAAATCGGAATGTTTATGTCCAGAAATAATATCACAAACGATGCCGGTTTTACAGATATTGATTGGTTTAGAGTGGAAACAAGATAA
- a CDS encoding Gfo/Idh/MocA family oxidoreductase, with translation MNRRKFIQNSTTVMTASVLATHSIANNTLFTSSGKKKVALIGTGVRGISMFGKGIMQNYTDYVEIVGLCDINPGRLKVAADLIGANCPTFTDMEELIRQQKPDTLIVTTTDAAHHEVIIKGLEMGCNIITEKPLTIDEKKAQAIIDAERKSGKNVIVTFNYRYPPYRAKIKELLMSGIVGKIQAVEFNYYLDHQHLVQYMQRWHGQTNKGGSLWVHKSTHHFDMVNWYINSEPEQVFAFASLERFGKMGPYRGKNCRNCDHTDKCPYYWDINKDESLKRLYADNENHDGYIRDNCVFRENIDIYDKHSAMVKYANGVQLSYVLTGHSDNEGYFMAFDGTEGRLEVRVGGHPQKDYNELIFIPESRFTDRKAEIIKAEHKPGGHWGGDPIMMDKLFKNPESVDTLGQQAGVRDGVMSILIGIAARKSCKSGKLVHIKDLTDLVPKSIRSTS, from the coding sequence ATGAACAGAAGAAAATTTATTCAAAATTCAACCACAGTAATGACTGCATCTGTTCTTGCAACACATAGTATCGCTAACAATACACTTTTTACTTCTTCGGGAAAAAAGAAAGTAGCACTTATCGGTACCGGGGTAAGAGGCATCTCCATGTTTGGAAAAGGTATCATGCAAAATTATACCGATTATGTTGAGATTGTAGGTCTGTGTGATATCAATCCGGGTAGATTAAAAGTTGCAGCTGATCTCATTGGAGCCAATTGCCCGACATTTACAGATATGGAAGAACTCATCAGACAGCAGAAACCAGATACGCTTATTGTCACCACAACAGATGCTGCCCATCATGAAGTTATCATCAAAGGGCTTGAAATGGGATGTAATATTATCACAGAAAAACCTCTGACAATTGATGAAAAGAAAGCTCAGGCAATAATAGACGCTGAAAGAAAATCCGGAAAGAACGTGATCGTTACCTTCAATTACAGATATCCACCTTACAGAGCCAAAATCAAAGAATTATTGATGTCCGGTATTGTAGGCAAAATACAAGCTGTAGAATTTAACTATTATCTGGACCATCAGCATTTAGTACAGTATATGCAAAGATGGCATGGACAGACCAATAAAGGAGGATCATTATGGGTACATAAGTCTACCCATCATTTTGATATGGTAAACTGGTACATCAATTCAGAACCCGAACAAGTCTTTGCATTTGCATCCTTAGAAAGGTTTGGTAAAATGGGACCTTACCGTGGAAAAAATTGCAGAAATTGTGATCATACAGATAAATGCCCTTATTACTGGGATATCAACAAGGATGAAAGTTTAAAAAGGCTCTATGCAGACAATGAGAATCATGATGGGTACATCAGAGATAATTGTGTATTCAGGGAAAATATTGATATTTATGACAAACATAGTGCCATGGTAAAATATGCAAATGGAGTTCAACTTAGTTATGTACTTACAGGACATAGTGACAATGAAGGCTACTTCATGGCTTTTGATGGTACTGAAGGAAGGCTTGAAGTTCGGGTAGGCGGACATCCTCAGAAAGACTATAATGAGCTCATTTTCATCCCTGAATCGAGATTCACGGACAGGAAGGCAGAGATCATTAAAGCAGAGCATAAACCTGGCGGACATTGGGGAGGTGACCCGATCATGATGGATAAGTTGTTTAAAAATCCGGAATCAGTAGATACTCTAGGTCAGCAAGCGGGTGTAAGAGATGGAGTCATGTCTATTTTGATCGGAATTGCTGCAAGAAAAAGTTGTAAATCAGGAAAACTGGTACATATCAAAGATTTGACTGACTTAGTACCAAAATCAATAAGAAGTACATCCTGA
- a CDS encoding Gfo/Idh/MocA family oxidoreductase: MSTSRRQFVKESAMVAAGIYTSVGFSASSYKNIIGANDRVRLGVVGFSDRFKHSLLPSFMHHHQELNFDIVAVSDIWKLRREEGVAHLKDKLGHDVKECVNNDELYRLKDIDGVIISTADFQHAIHTIEAVKAGKDAYVEKPFAETMEDNRNALKAVKASKQIIQVGSQRRSGGNYTAAAEYIQSGKFGPITMVELTWNVNQPGRWRRPDLVAKCREQDTDWKRFLINRPFEKWDPRKYLEYRLFWPYSSGMPGQWMSHQIDTVHWFSGLKHPRSVVANGGIYMWKDGRTNWDTTTAVFDYGPKNDKTSGFQVTFASRMHNGNENPAEIYFSNGGELNLMTNMVSPNGGLGERHASAMGMKPNLLSEMKLVEKSAKVVASANTGSDILTSNHMRNFMECMRSRENTNAPVEAGYYHSIATIMTNAAVRTGKKVTFDEKKQEVMADGKVFHL, encoded by the coding sequence ATGTCCACATCAAGACGTCAGTTTGTCAAAGAGAGCGCTATGGTAGCCGCAGGTATCTATACTTCAGTGGGATTTAGTGCCAGTAGTTATAAAAATATCATAGGAGCCAATGACCGGGTTCGTTTAGGTGTTGTCGGTTTTTCTGACAGGTTTAAACATTCTTTGCTGCCATCTTTTATGCATCATCACCAGGAGTTGAATTTTGACATTGTTGCGGTAAGTGATATATGGAAATTGCGAAGAGAAGAAGGTGTCGCACACCTTAAGGATAAATTGGGTCATGATGTCAAAGAATGTGTAAATAATGATGAGTTGTATCGTCTCAAAGATATCGATGGAGTGATCATCAGTACGGCTGACTTTCAGCATGCTATTCACACGATTGAAGCCGTCAAGGCAGGAAAGGATGCCTATGTAGAAAAGCCATTTGCAGAGACCATGGAAGACAATAGAAATGCACTTAAAGCTGTCAAAGCCAGCAAACAAATCATTCAGGTCGGATCACAAAGAAGAAGTGGCGGAAATTATACTGCTGCGGCAGAATATATTCAGTCAGGCAAGTTTGGCCCCATCACCATGGTGGAACTGACATGGAATGTCAATCAGCCTGGAAGGTGGCGCAGACCTGATCTGGTCGCTAAATGCAGAGAGCAGGACACAGACTGGAAACGATTTCTCATCAATCGTCCTTTTGAAAAATGGGATCCAAGAAAATATCTGGAATACAGATTGTTTTGGCCTTATTCATCTGGCATGCCAGGTCAGTGGATGAGCCACCAGATAGATACCGTGCACTGGTTTAGTGGACTAAAGCACCCTCGCAGTGTGGTGGCTAATGGCGGTATTTATATGTGGAAAGATGGCCGGACCAATTGGGATACCACCACTGCAGTTTTTGACTATGGGCCTAAAAATGACAAAACTTCCGGATTTCAGGTCACCTTTGCATCACGCATGCACAATGGTAATGAAAATCCTGCAGAAATCTACTTTTCAAACGGAGGTGAATTGAATCTGATGACCAATATGGTATCACCTAATGGTGGACTGGGTGAAAGACATGCTTCTGCCATGGGTATGAAGCCCAACTTGCTTTCTGAAATGAAACTTGTGGAAAAGTCAGCCAAGGTCGTTGCGTCTGCCAATACAGGCTCAGATATCCTGACCAGCAATCACATGCGAAACTTTATGGAATGTATGCGTAGTCGTGAGAATACAAATGCTCCTGTGGAGGCTGGATATTATCATTCTATAGCAACTATCATGACAAATGCCGCTGTCAGAACAGGAAAAAAAGTGACATTTGACGAAAAGAAGCAGGAAGTGATGGCAGATGGCAAAGTCTTCCATTTATAA
- a CDS encoding DUF1080 domain-containing protein — protein MKSLQVLFFFTVSLSSFAQNKEWQNLFNGKDLTGWKVLGGTATYNVENGVIVGTTVAGSPNTFLVTEKEYGDFILEAEVMVEAAEGNSGIQTRSHFDPTASGGKGKVYGRQCELDPSHRRWTGGIYDEGRRDWLYPIDLNATAKNAYKKDEYNHLKIECIGNEMKTWVNGIPAAHLIDTLDPIGFIGLQVHSVNKPELVGKKVFFKNIRIKTKGLRPTPFAENVYTVNLVPNQLSSAEKKSGWRLLFDGKTNSGWRSAKGKSFPEKGWEIKDGILSVLSSDGSESTNGGDIVTNEKFSAFDLSFDFNFTPGANSGVKYFVTLAEETKGSNIGLEYQILDDALHEDAKMGRDGNRTLASLYDLMKAEKNPRFTKLASQWNKGRIIVYPNDKVEHYLNGVKVLEYIRGSKEYRDLVAISKYVIWKNFGEAAQGHILLQDHGNTVSYRSIKIKELKW, from the coding sequence ATGAAATCTTTACAAGTCCTATTTTTTTTTACTGTAAGTTTGTCTTCATTTGCCCAAAATAAGGAATGGCAAAACCTGTTTAATGGCAAAGACCTGACAGGCTGGAAGGTTCTCGGTGGAACAGCCACTTATAATGTTGAAAACGGAGTCATAGTAGGTACCACAGTTGCGGGTTCGCCCAATACATTTTTAGTGACAGAAAAAGAATATGGTGACTTTATACTGGAAGCGGAAGTGATGGTGGAAGCTGCAGAAGGCAACTCAGGTATCCAGACCAGAAGTCATTTTGACCCAACTGCATCCGGTGGAAAAGGAAAAGTTTATGGCCGTCAATGTGAACTGGATCCCAGTCATCGAAGGTGGACGGGTGGTATCTATGACGAAGGTCGCAGAGACTGGTTATACCCAATAGACCTAAATGCAACAGCAAAAAATGCATACAAAAAGGACGAATACAATCACTTGAAAATTGAATGTATCGGCAATGAAATGAAAACGTGGGTCAATGGAATTCCAGCTGCTCATTTGATTGATACCTTAGACCCAATAGGATTTATAGGCTTACAGGTACATTCTGTCAATAAACCCGAATTGGTAGGCAAAAAAGTATTTTTTAAAAATATCCGCATCAAAACCAAAGGCCTTAGACCGACACCGTTTGCAGAGAATGTTTACACTGTTAATCTTGTCCCAAATCAATTAAGTTCTGCTGAGAAAAAAAGCGGATGGAGATTGCTTTTTGACGGTAAGACAAACTCAGGATGGAGAAGTGCAAAAGGAAAATCATTTCCTGAAAAAGGCTGGGAAATAAAAGATGGTATATTGTCAGTATTGAGTAGTGACGGAAGCGAATCGACCAATGGTGGTGATATTGTTACAAATGAAAAATTTTCGGCATTCGACCTATCTTTTGATTTTAATTTTACACCTGGGGCAAATAGCGGAGTAAAATATTTTGTTACTCTGGCTGAAGAGACTAAGGGATCAAACATAGGTCTTGAGTACCAGATACTGGATGATGCCCTGCACGAAGACGCTAAAATGGGTCGAGATGGCAACAGAACGCTGGCTTCATTATACGATTTGATGAAGGCTGAAAAGAATCCCAGATTTACCAAACTGGCAAGTCAATGGAATAAAGGAAGAATCATAGTGTATCCCAATGACAAAGTAGAACATTATCTGAACGGTGTCAAAGTTTTGGAATACATCAGAGGTTCAAAAGAGTACAGAGATCTGGTAGCCATCAGTAAGTATGTCATCTGGAAAAATTTTGGGGAAGCCGCCCAAGGTCACATATTATTACAAGATCACGGAAACACAGTATCTTACAGAAGTATAAAAATTAAGGAGCTGAAATGGTAA
- a CDS encoding TonB-dependent receptor, whose protein sequence is MRSLATSLFFFVFLNITFGQNQITVSGNVIDQASNQPVIGCNILVEGTGTGTITDIDGAYSLKVDPGATLTFSYTGYKSQSIQVSGKTIINVSLEVDFVTLDEVVVIGYQTVNRRDVTGSVSSINSSQIRDIPLTNAAEAITGRLAGVQLVTSEGAPGADILVRVRGGSSITQDNTPIYVVDGIQVEDALRFLSPQDIESIDVLKDASATAIYGARGANGVVIITTKSGKGGRTSVSYNGAFGHRKIFKTLDVLNPYDFVRWQYERTRGSIADSSSFANQYGTWADLNKYNNVNEINWQEEVFGRNAPYQNHNFSINGGSQNTNYNLSLTYNKEDGVQLASSFDRKLITFKLDHKANDKFKTGFNFRVMQQTIDGAGTTESGTRTTNRLRHSVQYRPFNQNENLPLDYFDNELFISSNQLINPIQIIDAEYRQGRTTNFNTSGYLQYNFTKQLSFKTTVGYDNNAQVTDFFFSKITSRARNFSTLPVAQVNTFGSGTINNSNVLQYNNTFNKKHDFNALIGHEIFQRDVQSSIIETRYLPSDITADKALANLGLGAPPTGATQARPITNNLPSNRLVSFFGRASYTFDNKYIATFSLRSDRSSKFNYENGSLLFPSGSVAWRFSNEKFAENLKWLSDGKVRIGYGTAGNNRIEDLLFRQLYNANGEYSLNSVVQPGFSPISLANENLKWEKNISQNIGLDLGFLGNRIQVTLDAYKNKGQDLLLAVAIPPTTGYASQIQNLGTTSNSGLEMQINANIIQKKDFKWSSNFNISTNTNEMLSLGPITQQTRNSGWQGSDGTDDYLVKVGDPVGQMYGFVTDGFYKIEDFTYNAATGVYTIKPGIAVNAVYGTPAPGMLKWKDLDGDGVITADKDRTILGNANPDFLGGWNNQVQYKNIDLSIFVNWVVGNDIYNANKIEMTDGSFTNLNMLNIMKNRWTNINNNGQVVTNPEELAALNVNAQIWSPVRVQRYWLHSWAVEDGSFLRINNLTLGYTFPKSLLSKIRVANLRIYGTVNNLATFTKYTGYDPDVNTRRSDPLTQGVDFAGYPRARTWVTGINLNF, encoded by the coding sequence ATGAGATCATTAGCCACAAGTTTGTTTTTTTTCGTATTTTTAAATATTACATTTGGGCAAAACCAGATTACGGTTTCAGGAAATGTAATTGACCAGGCCAGTAATCAACCGGTCATAGGATGTAATATTTTGGTAGAAGGTACCGGAACCGGCACAATTACAGACATCGACGGTGCATATTCACTCAAAGTGGACCCTGGCGCCACGCTCACATTTTCATATACAGGGTATAAATCACAATCTATCCAGGTATCAGGAAAAACGATCATTAATGTGTCTTTGGAAGTTGATTTTGTTACATTGGATGAAGTGGTTGTCATTGGATATCAAACGGTCAACAGGAGGGACGTAACAGGCTCAGTATCATCCATCAATTCATCACAGATAAGGGATATACCGCTTACCAATGCAGCAGAGGCGATCACCGGTCGGCTCGCAGGTGTTCAACTGGTTACATCAGAAGGTGCTCCAGGTGCTGACATCCTGGTCAGGGTAAGAGGGGGTAGTTCGATTACTCAGGATAACACACCGATATATGTTGTGGATGGAATACAGGTCGAGGACGCATTAAGATTTTTATCCCCTCAGGATATAGAAAGCATTGACGTTTTAAAAGATGCTTCGGCCACTGCCATATATGGGGCAAGAGGGGCAAACGGAGTAGTCATTATCACTACAAAATCAGGTAAAGGTGGGAGAACGTCCGTGAGCTACAATGGTGCCTTTGGACACAGAAAGATATTTAAGACACTGGATGTATTGAATCCATATGATTTCGTTCGTTGGCAATATGAACGAACACGAGGATCTATTGCCGACTCCTCAAGTTTTGCAAATCAATATGGAACATGGGCTGATTTAAACAAGTATAATAATGTAAATGAAATAAATTGGCAGGAAGAAGTTTTTGGCAGGAATGCTCCGTACCAGAATCACAATTTTAGTATAAACGGTGGTAGCCAAAATACTAATTATAACCTGAGTTTAACCTATAACAAAGAAGACGGAGTGCAGCTTGCATCATCCTTCGATAGGAAATTAATCACTTTCAAGCTCGACCATAAAGCTAATGACAAATTCAAAACAGGCTTTAACTTTAGGGTGATGCAGCAAACTATAGATGGTGCCGGCACTACAGAAAGCGGAACCAGAACCACAAACAGGTTGCGGCATTCTGTACAATACAGACCATTTAATCAGAATGAAAATCTGCCATTGGATTATTTTGATAATGAACTTTTTATTTCTTCCAATCAACTGATCAATCCTATCCAAATAATAGATGCAGAATACAGACAAGGACGAACCACAAACTTTAATACCAGTGGGTATTTACAATACAATTTTACCAAACAACTGAGTTTTAAGACTACGGTGGGTTATGATAATAATGCCCAGGTAACGGATTTTTTCTTCAGTAAGATTACATCAAGAGCGCGTAATTTTTCAACTTTGCCAGTAGCACAGGTTAATACATTTGGCAGCGGTACGATCAATAATTCAAATGTGCTGCAATACAATAATACCTTCAATAAAAAACATGATTTTAACGCGTTGATTGGCCATGAAATTTTCCAGAGAGATGTACAGTCATCGATCATCGAGACAAGATATCTGCCATCAGATATTACCGCAGACAAAGCCCTTGCCAATCTTGGGCTTGGCGCACCTCCTACAGGGGCTACTCAAGCGAGACCTATCACAAATAACCTCCCGTCAAATCGTTTGGTTTCATTTTTTGGAAGGGCCAGTTATACTTTTGACAATAAATATATCGCAACTTTTTCGCTTAGATCTGACAGGTCTTCCAAGTTTAATTATGAAAATGGATCCTTATTGTTTCCTTCAGGATCTGTGGCATGGAGGTTTTCAAATGAAAAATTTGCTGAAAACCTTAAATGGCTGAGTGATGGAAAAGTCAGAATTGGTTATGGTACAGCGGGCAACAACAGAATTGAAGACCTCCTGTTCAGACAATTGTACAATGCCAATGGAGAATATTCTTTAAACAGTGTTGTTCAACCTGGTTTTTCGCCGATTTCTCTGGCCAATGAAAATCTTAAATGGGAGAAAAACATTTCTCAAAACATAGGTTTAGACCTCGGATTTCTGGGTAACAGGATACAAGTGACTCTGGATGCTTATAAGAATAAAGGACAGGATCTGTTACTTGCTGTAGCCATACCTCCTACCACGGGTTATGCTTCTCAAATACAGAATCTTGGAACCACATCCAATAGTGGTTTAGAAATGCAGATCAACGCCAATATCATCCAGAAAAAGGACTTTAAATGGTCATCAAATTTTAATATTTCTACCAACACAAATGAAATGTTAAGTTTAGGACCTATCACCCAGCAAACCCGTAATTCCGGCTGGCAGGGATCAGATGGCACCGATGATTATTTAGTCAAAGTAGGGGATCCGGTGGGACAAATGTATGGCTTCGTGACTGATGGTTTTTACAAAATAGAAGATTTTACTTACAATGCAGCGACAGGAGTGTACACCATAAAACCCGGTATCGCAGTTAATGCTGTATATGGTACCCCTGCTCCCGGAATGCTCAAGTGGAAAGATCTGGATGGGGATGGCGTCATCACCGCTGATAAAGACAGAACTATATTAGGAAATGCTAATCCGGATTTCCTGGGTGGCTGGAATAATCAGGTGCAGTATAAAAATATTGACTTAAGCATATTTGTCAATTGGGTCGTCGGTAATGATATCTATAATGCAAACAAGATAGAAATGACCGATGGATCCTTTACCAATTTGAATATGCTGAATATTATGAAAAACAGATGGACAAATATAAATAATAATGGACAAGTTGTAACTAACCCTGAAGAGCTCGCAGCGCTTAATGTCAATGCTCAAATTTGGTCACCTGTTAGGGTGCAAAGATATTGGCTGCATTCTTGGGCAGTAGAAGATGGATCATTTCTTCGTATCAATAATCTTACACTTGGGTACACGTTTCCTAAATCTTTGCTAAGTAAAATCAGAGTTGCAAATCTCAGAATTTATGGCACCGTCAATAATCTGGCTACATTTACCAAATATACAGGATATGATCCAGATGTTAATACAAGAAGAAGTGACCCTTTGACTCAAGGTGTTGACTTTGCAGGTTATCCTCGCGCCAGAACATGGGTTACCGGTATAAATTTGAATTTTTAA
- a CDS encoding SDR family oxidoreductase, which yields MKEQDTFSLKDKVIVVTGATGVLGHAFIKALSSAGAKVGVLGRNEVVANERVKEIEKNGGMAIALIADVQDESSLKACCEKIIKAYGKIDGLVNAAGGNVPEAVLQPADDLFSMNINGMKKAMDVNLWGTVLPTLIFGKKIAENGGGSIVNISSVSVPRTLTKVLGYSMGKSAVESFNKWFAVELANRYGDKIRMNALVPGFFLTEQNRTLLTNADGTFTSRGESVIRQTPFKRFGIPDELGGALVWLLSDSSRFVTGTTITVDGGFTAFSGV from the coding sequence ATGAAAGAACAAGATACTTTTTCATTAAAAGACAAGGTGATTGTTGTGACAGGTGCAACCGGAGTATTAGGACATGCATTTATAAAAGCACTTTCATCAGCCGGTGCGAAAGTAGGAGTACTGGGAAGAAATGAAGTTGTAGCAAATGAAAGGGTAAAGGAAATCGAAAAAAATGGCGGTATGGCCATAGCTTTAATTGCAGACGTACAGGATGAATCATCATTGAAAGCTTGTTGCGAAAAAATCATCAAAGCATATGGAAAAATCGATGGGCTTGTCAATGCTGCAGGTGGAAATGTACCTGAGGCTGTATTGCAGCCCGCTGATGATCTTTTTTCAATGAATATAAATGGCATGAAAAAGGCAATGGATGTCAATTTATGGGGTACAGTATTGCCTACATTGATTTTCGGAAAGAAGATAGCTGAAAATGGCGGTGGCAGCATTGTCAACATTTCTTCAGTCAGTGTGCCCAGAACATTGACAAAAGTATTGGGGTACAGTATGGGGAAATCTGCGGTGGAGTCTTTCAATAAATGGTTTGCTGTAGAGTTGGCCAACAGATATGGTGATAAAATCAGAATGAATGCATTAGTTCCCGGATTTTTCCTGACAGAACAAAACCGAACACTGCTAACCAATGCTGATGGTACTTTTACCAGCCGTGGCGAATCAGTGATCAGACAGACTCCTTTCAAACGTTTTGGGATTCCGGATGAATTGGGTGGTGCATTGGTCTGGTTATTAAGCGATTCGTCAAGGTTTGTTACCGGCACAACAATAACCGTTGATGGCGGGTTTACAGCATTTAGCGGTGTTTAA